The segment ATATACCCCTTCCATTGTACCTACTGCATCATTGCTTTGGAACATAGAAAGTTCTTTTTTGTGATTTGCCTGTAAGGAAAAGGAGGAAAGGGCTCACAATTAGATTACATGGCCAGAACTCTTTCTGTGATTGCTTGCAAGGAAATGGAGAAGACAACCAACTTGAAAATGAGGTTGGTCCTGACTACGTTTATCGTTGGATTTATTGCTGCTGGTTCAGCAATGCATGACGATGGTCATGGGCCTGGTGACAATTTTTTGAAGAACGAAACTGTTTCTTTTGTGGGAACATTGCGAGTGAAAAATGGTATGTGGTATGGTAgaataaaataatattgttaaatgttctataaagaaaaaaaaacattatgTTAGCTTTGTGTATATTTATTTTCTAGGATTTGGGTTTTATATCCAGGTAGTTTTATCATTTTCATTCCTTTAAAATTCATATTTCATATGAATAATATGTTCTTAGATGAAGATAAAAGAGTTTCACATGAATAGATATGTTTCTAGGATGAACAAAGTTTTTTCTTGAAGATAACTAATTTTAGTATGTTTTTCCAAGAATAGATTGTCTAATATTCTTGGATTTATTATTGCTGGTTCAACAATGCATGACTATGGTCATGCAGCTGGTGCTAACAAATTTCTCTGAAGAATTAaactttcccttttttttttatctctgtgcatatttattcttttgtatttcccttttttttttcatctctgtgcatatttattcttttgtatttgggTTTTATAAAATGCTGATAGATTTATAATCTTAATTTGTTTATAATTCATTTGTAAAGGATGAATTATTGAGTGTGATTTAAAATGTCAATTAAAAAATTATCACACAATCTGATTTGGAAACAGTTTTGATCAATGAATAGATATGTTTTTTTGGATGAACACAATTTTTTCTTGACGATTATTATGTATTATGATTTTATAATTTTCATTCTTTTATAattcatttttgaatgatagatcaTAGAAATGATTCAAAATGCTGATGAGAAAACTACCACAATTTAATTCAAAAACAGTTTTGACAATGCATATTTAAATGGATAAAATCTTTTCttaaagattattattttttttcataatttgattttttaataaaGGTTAAGAACTTTTTTAAGACTATTTGTTAAATCTTTTTAAATAACCCAGCTCCTCTCCTCTGTACTATCTCCCACCTTGATCTGCACAGATCCGTGCATTAGTATTATGCTGAGGAAAACATATAGCTTACATGTCGTGCTTGTGCCCTTTCCCTTAAATATGATTtaaaatctaattttattttttatgatggtGCAAGCAGGTCCAATGCCCTGGGTAGGAACTACAGGGCGGCTATGCAAAAGATCTGACGGTACCAAATGCCAGTTCTCCAGCTGTGGGTTAGGGCGTCTTCTTCCAAAGTGTGCCATTGGATTTGCCAGGGGTGTCAAAGGAGGTCGAAAAGGACTCTCTTATACAGTCACCAGATCTGATGACAACCCTAACAATCCTGCTCCTGGTACATTGCGTTATGCTGTGAGCCTTTACTCTGCCAGCCCTAGAGGAGTGTGGATCACCTTCTCTCATGACATGACAATTCAGTTAAAAAAAATGCTGCATGTCTATAATCACACAACCATAGATGGCAGGGGAGTGAGGGTGATCATCACTGGATATTCAATTGAGCTGAACAAAGTCCAAGATGTTattattcataaccttcaagtcaGTGACATCAACTCTGATACAGTTCACATATTTGAATCCAAAATGGTCTGGATTGATCATTTGACTTCCTTTAATGGCCAAAGAGGTTTGGTATCTGCTGTTCAGGGTTCTACTGATATTACTATTTCAAATTGTCGTCTGTCTCATAATCACTACAATATGTTATTGGGTAAAGATGATTCAGACACAATTGACAAACAAATGCGAGTCACTGTGTATAGAAACTGGTTCAAAGATACAGACCAGCGCAATCCTCACTGCAGGTAAGTTTCTGTCGATATCATCAATGGAAAAAGAACCCAAAAATTCTCTGTCTTTCATAATGCATTTTTTTTGGTTTGTTATAATGGGTTTCTTTCGTTTCCTTTCAGGTGGGGATACTGTCATGTTGTGAACAATCTATATGCAAACTGGGGATCATATGCAATTGGGGCAAGAGTTCATGCACAGATATACTCAGAGAAGAATGTATTTGTACCTGGAAAAGACTCTGAAGTAACTGAATGGTACGCGGGGTATGAACTTAAGTGGGACACCACTCCTAAGATCCAGTCCAATGGTGACCTACTTCTATATGGGGCCACATTTCATCAATTCCTGTACAATGGGCCTGTGGTTGCTCCTCCTTACAAAAACCATAGGCAGTATCCTCCCGTCATTAGCACAGGAAAATTACCACGTCTTCTTGGTCACTGCACTGGTGTTCTTCTCAAAGAAAGTGTCCGTTCTTGCCTTCTGCGTGGATAAATGAAAGTGATTGTTGACTGGGTTTGAAGTGTAAGAAGTTGATTGTGCAATATTTGTATGATGTTTACGCTGTTTCATGTCACTCTAGGGATCAAAGATTTTGTTGTTTCCGGAACAGTACTATGCGTAGCTCTCCTTACTATGCATAGCTCTCTTTATTATGCATTTCTTATTGTGACATGAAAATATTGTAGGCCTATTATTGAGTTGGGGATTGTTTGGTCAAGAGGATTTCTCATGAAACGAAAGATTGAAATTTTGTAAATATGAGACATTATATATTTGTTTCATATATTGGAGCAGTTCTTCTGCATGATAAGAATGTGTAATTCTTTGTATTTGTGTAATTTAGATCTTAGTTGTGATTGTCACTTTGAATTATTCCTTATTATCTAGTTGTTTTAAAATACTTAATGTTTTAATAATATTTTGAATAAATTAATGTGATAATTTCATTGTATATGTAATTTGTGGGTTGTTAATTTTTGTAAAAATTAAATTCTTaacaatttttagggttttatacCAATTCCGATTGTTTGGACACATATGAGCTATAGGTGGGACCTCAAGAGAGATTTTTTTAAGAACTCAAACCTTTTTCACAAGAAAATATGAAGACACAATTAAAATTCTAAATataaaaccagtaagaaaattaatttacaaatattaCTTCTTATATTTATCTTCATTATATCAATATATGCACAtacaatattaaattaatttttttttactataaCATTTAAATTTTGAagatgtttaatttaatttaacacaAAATTTAATACATTATTGAGATTCATTCCAATTTAACTTTTTGGGATGGTCATTTACTTTTATTGACAAGTATGAAATTCATCTTTTATTACTACAATAGGTTTCATTGACCAACCAACTCTAATGAATGAAAATTCAATGCACACAAGATACACTCAACTTATAAAGTACTATTTTCTCCTTGCAATTTTGAAAAACTATTCATTAATTTACTTATGAAATGTGACATTCtaattttacttcttttttttttgggtTGATGTAAGCTTTTTTTTCTACAACTACTTCATTTTCTGAAAAAAATATTCTTTTTAACATGTGTATAATTATTATAaactttaaataattaatatttttatatatacattcTTTATAACATCTATTTATATGTTACTCTTGTTATTTTTAGTTTTGGTAACTCCAATGAGAACACCAAATTCTTATAGTAAAAATTGTAATGCCCATGTCCTTACAAGATTATGGGGGTTAGGATATACTGCTGCAACCTATAACTAATTTTTAATATGATGTTATAGAATTTAAACTTTTAACAGACCATTTCATATAtaaaaactaaataaacattaaatctGTGTctgaaaattaaaaatatttgttttgttCAAGTTCTCAGACTTCTGAAAGCATTCATATTCTACCATTGTTAGTTATTGTTGATGATTGTTACTTATTTTAGgtagacttctttttctttctGTGAGTTTTTTTTTAATCGGCATCGAATTCCTTGAAAGTCTGCCAAAAATCCAGCTATTCTTCTCATATAAATACAATGTTATATTTACAATAACCCAAATGCACAGTAAGCCTGTGTTTTCTTTCTACTGTCGCCCAACCCCACCCCTACAAAAAAAGCTTCAAAGCCTGAAGCGGTAAACTTCAAAACCTGGTAAAAACTCCAATGTACTTCTTTCTCACAAAAGAAAACCCACCATCTTCTGACATTACTGCTCCATTATTTCAAAGAGCTCTACCGGTTTCGAACGTAAAAGTGACAGAATTGGGAAGAAAAGCCTCTTCTTTCTGCATTTTGCGAAAAACCCTGAACGCCTGATCCATATTGCCATTCCTGCAGTGACCGAGGATGAAGGAGGTGTAGGTGAAATTGTTAGCATACTAGCCTTCTTGAAGAAACTTTCCCAACTCAATCTAGGTCTTTTGTACCTGATCCATAAGAGCATTTATCATAGTATTGAATGAAATTATAAGCCTGGAGAACGAACTTGAATCACCTTGGCTGTGCAGCAAAAACAAGAATTCCATAGCCCTTTCCATTGCCTCCTTGATCATGGCTTTTCTCAAATTTTCTGCCTTGCCCATTTCCTTCTCCTTCACGAGCATCCTCAGCACGGTCACATAGCAATCCACACTATGCTTGTATCCAGGCCACTGCCGTTGCATCCAGTAAAAGAACTGCAGAGCACACCTTGGATTGTAAGTGCTTCGAATTTCTAAAACCTTGTGTATATCTTTCGGGGTTTATCTCCACCTTAATTTTTTAAGGTCTGCATCCATTTATGATTCCTGTTTTTCATTGGctacaacaatgcaacaaactttaCAAACTCTAGTCATGTGAGGATACACTATGCTTGTTAGAATTGGAAAGTTAGGTTTAGAACATTCAAATTTTGtgtattatttgatatttatttacttTGTATTCTGTAGGGACAATAAGACATAGATAATATATGATAATGATCTTCATTAAAAACTAATAAAGAAAAACTCCaaattaacttatatatatatatatatacacacataaattCTTCCTTGGTAATTATGGAGTGAAATTGCATAGATGACAAGAAGTAGTAGATTGGATGTGGATTGGGATTCAATGATGGTGTCTCTCCATAGGCTAGGGCAAGAGTAGTTTTATAGTTTGGCAAGGCATGAAGCAATCCCCATGGCGTTGATAGGCACCAATAGGATCCCACTTGGTCAAAGAGATGGGATTTTTCTAGGGTAAGCATGATAGGGTAGTACCCAAGTCAAGGAATAATAAGTGATGATGAAAATAGATGGGAAACCCTATTTTAACAAACATGGGAAACAATTTGATGCACTCATCTTCAAGGACCTATGAGATAAATGTTTCATAGGAAGTTGATAAGTTTGtagaggcattttgtcaaacaaccaTTATCAAGAAAGTAATTGGTAGAAACCCTAGCAGGTTGAAGATTAGATTGTGGATTGCTGACAATTGGAAGACAAAAGCAACAGTGAGCTTCTTGCCAAATATGTTTTTAAGGAGGATTGGGATGTCATACTTGTGACACTTGTTTGGTGGTATGGAGAGTATCTTGTTTATGTGCAAAAATGAATACTAAATTTCAATGCAATAATGAAATTACCATCAAATAGAGCTTTCTAGATTCATCTATACAATTTCTCATTTGATTATTAGTCTAGGGATTACCTTCaatagattgactcaaaaataggGCCTACATTGGGTCTAGACATAGGGAAAGAGGATTTGTCTTTGTTTGTTAGTATCAAGTTAATTTCCATTAAATTAATTCCAAATATCACTCACCTATCCTATTATAGTAGAACTTGGGAGCAAGAgatcaaagtggatgagaaaaggtgTTATTGTTTAAGGTGTGGTAGTAGAAATAACTTTGAAGTCAATTGTCAGAGACCAATGTAAAGGAGATGGattcttaaacaaaaattaaggataATATTGAGTCAATCCATGGATTAAAGTTAGAGCCAACAATCTTTAATGAGGACAAAATGGGCCAATATTCAAGAGAAGATGGCAATGATCAAATGGTATTTTCACCTAACAAATACCTAGTAGGAAAACCTCCAAAATTGAC is part of the Cryptomeria japonica chromosome 10, Sugi_1.0, whole genome shotgun sequence genome and harbors:
- the LOC131051490 gene encoding putative pectate lyase 21, with the protein product MARTLSVIACKEMEKTTNLKMRLVLTTFIVGFIAAGSAMHDDGHGPGDNFLKNETVSFVGTLRVKNGPMPWVGTTGRLCKRSDGTKCQFSSCGLGRLLPKCAIGFARGVKGGRKGLSYTVTRSDDNPNNPAPGTLRYAVSLYSASPRGVWITFSHDMTIQLKKMLHVYNHTTIDGRGVRVIITGYSIELNKVQDVIIHNLQVSDINSDTVHIFESKMVWIDHLTSFNGQRGLVSAVQGSTDITISNCRLSHNHYNMLLGKDDSDTIDKQMRVTVYRNWFKDTDQRNPHCRWGYCHVVNNLYANWGSYAIGARVHAQIYSEKNVFVPGKDSEVTEWYAGYELKWDTTPKIQSNGDLLLYGATFHQFLYNGPVVAPPYKNHRQYPPVISTGKLPRLLGHCTGVLLKESVRSCLLRG